The window NNNNNNNNNNNNNNNNNNNNNNNNNNNNNNNNNNNNNNNNNNNNNNNNNNNNNNNNNNNNNNNNNNNNNNNNNNNNNNNNNNNNNNNNNNNNNNNNNNNNNNNNNNNNNNNNNNNNNNNNNNNNNNNNNNNNNNNNNNNNNNNNNNNNNNNNNNNNNNNNNNNNNNNNNNNNNNNNNNNNNNNNNNNNNNNNNNNNNNNNNNNNNNNNNNNNNNNNNNNNNNNNNNNNNNNNNNNNNNNNNNNNNNNNNNNNNNNNNNNNNNNNNNNNNNNNNNNNNNNNNNNNNNNNNNNNNNNNNNNNNNNNNNNNNNNNNNNNNNNNNNNNNNNNNNNNNNNNNNNNNNNNNNNNNNNNNNNNNNNNNNNNNNNNNNNNNNNNNNNNNNNNNNNNNNNNNNNNNNNNNNNNNNNNNNNNNNNNNNNNNNNNNNNNNNNNNNNNNNNNNNNNNNNNNNNNNNNNNNNNNNNNNNNNNNNNNNNNNNNNNNNNNNNNNNNNNNNNNNNNNNNNNNNNNNNNNNNNNNNNNNNNNNNNNNNNNNNNNNNNNNNNNNNNNNNNNNNNNNNNNNNNNNNNNNNNNNNNNNNNNNNNNNNNNNNNNNNNNNNNNNNNNNNNNNNNNNNNNNNNNNNNNNNNNNNNNNNNNNNNNNNNNNNNNNNNNNNNNNNNNNNNNNNNNNNNNNNNNNNNNNNNNNNNNNNNNNNNNNNNNNNNNNNNNNNNNNNNNNNNNNNNNNNNNNNNNNNNNNNNNNNNNNNNNNNNNNNNNNNNNNNNNNNNNNNNNNNNNNNNNNNNNNNNNNNNNNNNNNNNNNNNNNNNNNNNNNNNNNNNNNNNNNNNNNNNNNNNNNNNNNNNNNNNNNNNNNNNNNNNNNNNNNNNNNNNNNNNNNNNNNNNNNNNNNNNNNNNNNNNNNNNNNNNNNNNNNNNNNNNNNNNNNNNNNNNNNNNNNNNNNNNNNNNNNNNNNNNNNNNNNNNNNNNNNNNNNNNNNNNNNNNNNNNNNNNNNNNNNNNNNNNNNNNNNNNNNNNNNNNNNNNNNNNNNNNNNNNNNNNNNNNNNNNNNNNNNNNNNNNNNNNNNNNNNNNNNNNNNNNNNNNNNNNNNNNNNNNNNNNNNNNNNNNNNNNNNNNNNNNNNNNNNNNNNNNNNNNNNNNNNNNNNNNNNNNNNNNNNNNNNNNNNNNNNNNNNNNNNNNNNNNNNNNNNNNNNNNNNNNNNNNNNNNNNNNNNNNNNNNNNNNNNNNNNcacacattaataaatataaaatgattataaaagagtaaactttttcaatttttaaaaaacatctctgattcaaattaccaccaccatcttcaattgggttgagatgagagacaaaatgttggagtgatgacagagaaaatgttgagatgagagagaaaatatctctgatgacaaagagtttttgttttttttttttttcaattggggcaacagtagggatgacagagaaaatgttggagtgagagagatgaaaaagaaaggattgagaggaatgagggaggtgagtaagggtttgggggtttcttttttttttagttttgagaatggaaattatttaaatatctttgacctTAAAACCTAGAATCCATGAcaaatgaggatatttttgtctactataatccggtatacattgttaaaacgtaccaactgaaaaacaggcgtacgcgggttaacaaacaaatatatatatatatatatatatatatatatatatatatatatatatatatgatgcaataatttgttaaaaggatctctttaattttctttaaattatattttattttaatgtatgataaatgttaagaaatttaaacataaattgaactcatttaatacaaggctaaataacatattatttcaaagttttagatgacaaataatattaatttcttttatttattttacatcttATATGTagaaaatacattttgaaaGTTCCTTCATTTGATAAGAGAAAATTAAACTGAAACAGAAAGAAAACATAcagaaatttatttatgatagaCGACATAAATAATTTCTTCTCATGAACTCGTTTTCCAGCAGTAACACACTAGGGATAAACCTCAATAATAGACACTAATCCCGGAGTGGGAGTAATCTTGTATGTACTGAAACCAGCAGAGAAAATGAGGTTGGCCCACTCTTTCTCGTATCTTTCTTTTGCGGCGAACAACATCATCATGTGCATATCAAAGAAAAACTGCGCCTCAGTTAATTCATGGTCTTCCTTCTTATTCTCCATCACAATGTCTATGATAAGAACCCTTCCTTCGCTAGTTATTGCCTCCTTGCAATTTTTCAGTATTTTCACACATTCGTTGTCCTTCCAGTCGTGCAATACCCACTACTTGATTGTCAAAGTAAAAGggataaaaatcacaaaattaaaaacagaaaataaaaaagcgTTGTCTATCTATATGATTCATattcgtgttttttttttctctgcacTATGTATTTATACGGTAGAGAGATGGGGGTAGAGAGAGAAGGAGATAGAGAGGGTATATATTACCTTCAACATAATAGAACCAGCATGAGGAATTGCTTCTAACATGTCTCCTCCGACATATTTTATGTTCTGAGTTTCTTCCAAGCCTGCAACAACATGTGGCAGATCAAATACAATGCACTTTACATGTGGGAAGGACTCAACAATGACCTTAGCCATTGTCCCTGTTCCTCCTCCAACATCAACCAATGATTCTATTCCCTCGAACAATCTCTTATACTTCTCAATCACCACATTGGAAACCAATCGACTGTCCATAGCCATGACTTCATTGAAATGGTTATTTATATTAGGCTCACGTCCAGCAAAATCCCAAAATCCCATACCATTTTCACTGTGAAACGGTGAAGGGGTTTCATTCGTGAACCAGGTAGAGAATTGAAACCATGGATTCATCATAACTGGATTAAATATTAATTGCGTCACAGGTTTCATACTAAAGGGATGGTCCTTTAGGAGTAACATAGATGCATCAGTTAGTAGATACATAACTTCAGGCTGATTTGGGGTGGCATGGTGTTCAGAGAAGAAACCAGAATGagtcaaaattttcatcaaGCGGGTTATAAAGGAAATCTTTGATGGGTGGAGTGGTAATGAAGCAATGAGTTGTGAGAGTGNCATAGGTTGGCCATAGTTGTGTATGATATCTGGTATGCTTAACTCAATAGCACACTTAAGAGACACagaatttatgaattttaaaatatgattccaaACATGATTTTGAGCTCGAAGCAATTTTGAAGCATGCTCTTCACCCTCGGTTTCCATATATAATTTGGCAAGCTTGTGTGGTATTAAATCTCGCATTTGCTCGGTCTATTTATAGGGATCAAAAGGTGTATTACATAAATATCTTGGTGCTTCATTTCTAACctgaagaaaattatattttcataaccACTTTCGCTTTCACTAGTTAgtagataactttttttataattaaataataataaatataaatgaaattttaacataaaataataatacgcataggaataaatattatcaatattttgaaagaaattgttTGTTGTTTAACGTGACTGTTTCATATATGTACATGACAAAATGGCGAAACCACCTCTTGAAAataacactagtaaaaaatactttttatagtAACTTTAATTAGTATGTACGAAAATGAAATGGTATAAttgtaaatatatgtaaatatgataatacttttatacatattataattaggataatgatattcagacaacattttttttacaacatttgaacatggattacatgtcaatatgtgattggtcaaaaattactccacaaaaatgtttatgattattattattattgattgtggagtaatttttgaccaatcacagattgacacataatcaacgtttaaatgttgtcaaaaaaatgttgtctaaatatcattatccttataattataacaaatatagaaattgaatgtggtgataatttttattatgaagaaaaaaaattatataaattctaattataacttatataaaaatagatgtaatgatatttttgtaataaataagaaattttttttatcatttataaatagaattagtataaaaattagttttttattttttttatttaaaaactctaCTTCTTTACAAAACCCTAGTCGTCACAAGCAAGTTTTTCTAAATCACATCTTCTTTCTCTCTACTTAACGCCAATGCCAACTGTATACTCCTTATGATAAACCCTTCTTCTACTATTTGTTACTATTCTCATGCCAAAAGCTTAGTTCCTTGTGTCACCAAGGGCTCAAATAATTGTCCCATAACCTACATCATTTTTAAATCCTTTGAAGAGATTAAGAAGGAGCTCGACCTTGTCCCCACACTTCTAGAAGCTTCTCTTGGTCGTCAGAGGTACACCAATGAgtgtgaaatttttttcaacaaatagATAAAGTGCGTTGGGCTcccttcttctatcttttcttttcaaaattaaaattctatttttagttatatttacCAATGATAATcccttataaatttaaatttatttttattggtgGGAAACAAGTTCGTCTATTCCTCCCATTCTcggtttcatttttcattcgTATTGAGGTGTTAACAAATTAGCCAAAGCAGATTCTGTTTCTATTCTTCACCTATTTTGTAGTTTATGTTTTGATGGTAATTTGCATTTTGTTGTTATGTGTATTGCGAGAATATGAGGATATTTGATTTGCTTGGTATaagtgattttgatgaattttgatGAAGTGCTAGTATTTTCGGTGGATGTTTGAAAAATTGCGGAAAAAGGATCTCGctatttgaaatgtttttttttttatatcggTTGTATATTTAATCAACATAATAAGACTTCTAGAACCATAATTGTGCACTTGTTCTAGAATcgatataataattttttgggttaaatatgcttttagtccctgaagtttcactgatttttggttttagtccctgcatcaaacattgatggcatttcatcctcttagtatggaaacatgtatttttagtccctaaaaatagaCGGCGTCAAATTTCACTAACGGACTTGCCACGTCTTCTATCAGTTTTAATATTCTCTGTCTGCCACGTCAAATCCTCTGTCTATGTGTTCATCTCccattcttttcttctccattttctcatCCAAATCAATTGTAGAGGCAATGATTTCTGAGATTGAGAAGTGACGACAGAGGTTGGTTGGTAGTGGTGATGACCCATCCCGGCGAGAATTTCCCTccattgaagaagaaaaacagtaTTTAGAATGTTAAAACcactgaagaagaaaaattaagaagagaatgaaaacTCACGAGGGTGTCATTCAGAGTTGCGACCAGAATGAACTTGCTATTGATGACTTAGACGCATTTGCCGGTCTTCACATCCCAAACCCTAATGCTCTCGTCGAAGGACCCGAACataaaaaactacactaaaTCAGATCTGGTATACGCATAAAAGCTAGTTAAAAAAGTTCAAGGAAATAGAGAAAGACAGAGAGAAACCTTCAATGCCAGAATGAAATATGCCAAATCCAATCCAGTAGACGTAATTATTGACAGGGGTGAGATCGTAGACATTCAAACGCACGAGTGTGTTGATTTTGCTGTTACTAAGTTGGTCATCGCATTGTGAGGTGGAAATGGACTTCGAGGCATTCTCCACACCCATATTGTAGCAGCAATATGAAAATTACCGAACCCAACACAATTTTATTCCCTGTCTAGTTCCACCCCTTTCagttttctcaattttattccCTGTTTGTTGCTCTGCACAAGACCAGTTGTTGGTCTCAattttaccctaatcccaaacCCTAATAGCGTTCTGTTGTTCAACAGAGGTTGGTTGGTAATGGTGATGACCCATCGTCGACAAAGCTGGTTGACGCTGTCCTCGCCAGAATCGCTCCCTCACCAGCGCCACTAGCGCCGTTCTCCTCCCTCTCCATGCGGAGGGTTTTTTTCTCAAACACCAAACGTCCCAACAACACTCACTGTGTCGAAGACTGTGAGAAAAGGGGATCGAAGGTGGTGAGAAATTGGTTTACAACTTGGTGGAATTTCTTTGACAGGGGGAATTTGGAATAGGAAGATGATGAATCTGCAAAGATTGGGTTAGGTTTTCTCTCGCAGGAAGATGGCCATGGAGGTTTTCACGGTATAAGCAACGTGTCAGACAAAGAACAGGAAAGTTGGCAGCCAACATCGCATTGTCGTTTGCCAGATCAACTAAAAGTTGACACCGTCTATTTTTGAGGACCATTTTtacatgtttccatactaagaggatgaaatgccatcaatgtttgatgcagggactaaaaccaaaaatcagtgaaacttcagggactaaaagcatatttaaccctttaatatataattgtgataAAAGAgtgtaaaacaaataaattttgaatcGAGCGTGTGTTTCNGAGTGTGTTGATTTTGCTGTTACTAAGTTGGTCATCGCATTGTGAGGTGGAAATGGACTTCGAGGCATTCTCCACACCCATATTGTAGCAGCAATCTGAAAATTACCGAACCCAGCACAATTTTATTCCCTGTCTAGTTCCACCCTTTCagttttctcaattttattccCTGTCTGTTGCTCTGCACAAGACCAGTTGTTGGTCTCAattttaccctaatcccaaacCCTAATAGCGTTCCGTTGTTCAACAGAGGTTGGTTGGTAGTGGTGATGACCCACCGTCGACAAAGCTGGTTGTCGCTGTCCTCACCGGAATCGCTCCCTCACTGGCGTCACCAGCGCCGCTCTCCTCCCTCTCCATGCGGAGGGTTTTTTTCTCAAACACCAAACGTCCCAGCAACACTCACTATGTCAAAGACTGTGAGAAAAGGGGATTGAAGGCGGTGAGAAATTGGTTTACAACTTGGTGGAATTTCTTTGACAAGGGGAATTTGGGATAGGAAGATGATGAATCTATAAAGAATTGGGTTAGGTTTTCTCTCGCAGGAAAATGGCCAACGTGTCAGACAAAGAACAGGAAAGCTGGCAGCCAACGTCACATTGCCGTTTACCAGATCAACTAAAAGTTGACACCGTCTAATTTTGAGGACCATTTTtacatgtttccatactaagaggatgaaatgtcatcaatgtttgacgcagggactaaaaccaaaaatcagtgaaacttcagggactaaaagcatatttaaccctaattatttttaacttgtatAAAAAATCTTTTCTATACgagaacaaaataaattatctccATTTCTATACCAAACTTCCTTTTGAAACATGTCATTTGtgaatttatagatatttataattttaccaTATAGGAATATTTGTGCTACATAAATATATCTAGAtacttgaataaaaattatatcttcaTAACCACACTTTtcgtttaaatatttttttaaataacatgtttttaatttaatcataacgaatataaataaaattttaaaataataataataataatgataaacatGATGATTGATAATCATCATTATTTAAACTACCGTATGTGATTTACTTTCATCATAATTGAGACAAGGGAAAGCTAATGATGGATGGTTATAAAACACTTGGCACACATAAATACGAAAGAAATCTTATCAAGAGGGTGACAATGATGTCTCACTTTGACAATGgatatgaatattaataatacataattgTAAATTGATGTCTCATTGATAATGGGtatgaatattaataatacataattgTAAATTGGGTGTGGGAgacatgtatatataaatccatcttttttcatttccgtacctattttagttttaaatgaCTTAGGCACTCTAGTGTATTGGGTAATCTAAAAACATATAATCTCGATGATCTCATTTCCTTATAGTTTGGTTTCATTTgggtaattattattttttcttttaccatataaactttgattttcattttagtcTATGAGTAACATGACTAaaattattgttgtatgcattaaAAGTTGTCTAACCTTAGGTATATTGTATTGATCTTTTTCTTCTACTTtcacttaaaaatatttgtggCAACTACAACTATAATTAGAGTAAGGATATATGATAGTCAAAATACACTTATAAATgtctaatttaataaaacaaaatattaaagttgcctttataataagtttttcattattttggatgaattttcTTTGAAATGAACAAAACCACGTTACTATGTAATTCCTATGTATCtacaaataattttcaataataactACATTGAATGGAAAACAATTAGTTATACTAATacaataattagaaaaaatacaaGTTAAAAAACTAATGTAAAAGGTCAAGTAAATATGTTTATGAGTCACAAAGTTAGCAAGTATTCTTGGATCTAAGTCTTTGTATTCCCAGATTCTAGATGCATTGAGCTAAAAAGGTTCTTAAAGCATTACTTAAATCATAAGTAGATGTTAAAGTTCACAATTTAACATAGTTTTGACACCTATACCATTGAAAAAATTAGGTAAAATTTATCTATGATAAAACAAAATCCTAAACAATCATagaatttgtaaaattatttgacTATAATTAATTGATGAGTCTATTTATGGATATTCATTAAGGAGTAATATGTGACATAAGTTCAatgtacataaaaaaattaacactacTTTTAATCCAAAATCTTGAAATAATAATGagtttataagttttattttttatatgatatttaactttatatttttatctaatgtaaaacttagactcacacttaaTCATTTTCAACAATCATTCTTCAAGAATAAgtcatatgatatttttaaagtgatttttatttatattattattgttattagtaTAACGGTCACCATGACGAACTATAAGTTCTAATACTACCTAAAACAACAAATTAGTTGGATTAGATTTCTGacatataaaattgtaataggaaaaaaattataaaattagacaCAAAATGTTTGATAAATCTTAGaagttatcataatttttttttcaagaatgaaCCTTAACAAAGAAATCTCTCACACTTCgtccaaaacatttttttctattacattaATTTCCCGTTTTATCTATTACATTcataatgtttaaattatttgtacGATTTAGTTCTCTTCCACTTacaagtaaataaaagaaaaatagtggttaaatcataaaattagaaacatgataaatatattttagtggtTAAATGAAACATAGTCgccaaaagaagaaaagggtccAAAGTCctactaaaaaattaatacatacaaaattaatatgGCCCCTTTTATTCTTGCTTTGTCGTACCGTATTCTCCCGAACTTTATGATTATTAAGACTTTAGCCCTGATCTTTAATGTCGTATCCGCCAAACTAtctatatagtttataaaaattatacttttggaatatttatttcataatacattaaaaaaattataagaattttaaaaaattttatgaatatgaattataagtatttatttttaattaaaataaaaatgtctatttcataatatatttaagtatagGTTTAGTTAGTAATTTGGTTTCTCTGTTTAGGtcgttttagttttttttttttactcacttggtctttatattaaatttctatttttgtaaaataactAGATGGGACCTTACgcattaaaaatacattagtATTGCTTGAAagtatcatatataaaaattttgattatattttatttgaaatatgtcAACGATCAAAAtcatagaaattttaaaataaaaaatatctaaatttcgATATATAATagacttaaatttttatatgatactTCCGAAGagttttaacattaatttaacaaaataaataaattaaacccttttacaaaaataaaaacataattcaataaaaataaatataaaaatgtaaataaaccaaataattaaattactaattaattacAAACATATCAACATTAGACTTActattttagattttagaagtgacaaataaattttaagtgatGAAAGAAGAAAGGTTGACTTTTATAAATGGTAATTTGATATTATCCTATATATAATGGTAAGGTAATTAATGGTTTGTTTGCGACCTGAAATTGGATGGACCTTTCACATATTATGACAAGTTTGGCGTAAGATGTGTTGAACTGTGAAATTAAGAGTTAAACTTACGCAATACAAAACGTGTTAAAGTGAGCTAgattaattttgttgaatttgtcCCATTGGTTTGCTTTTAACGAAACCTAGATAATAGATACTATCGAGCTTAAAATCTAATAAGCATACCTAGCAGTTATAGATAATACAAACTGCAAtattgaatttgagaaaatttttaaatttaatttaagcttgatttaaacaaaaaatttatgtatgtcagaagaagaaaaagtagatTTGATaagatttttcttaattaaaggTCAAAAGAGAAATAGTAATGAAGACAGGGATTTTATTATTGCAACTTTGACaaggaaaaaataaagtaaCGAACACAAGAATCTTATAGTGtttgacaagaaaaaaaagtaaagaagataaaatgtccttcataaaaagtttgaaaaaataagatattttgatgacataaaaaaagtaaaaagacaATATTGTAAATTATATAAGGGTATTATAGTATATTGAATATGTTATAGTGTTTTTCTACTTATCTATAAATAAGCATCTTTTTAGAGTTCAAGGTGTGAGAATTCACTGTGTAAGTTTCCTATGTTGGTAAAAGTTTTATGAAGGAATGTttgtgaaatttcaatttttcatctCATGTTTGTAAGAATAGATGATCCTTATAAATACCTCTTGGTTTTGGATTTCTAGTTCGCCTATTATACTTAGGTATGAGTCTTACCTCTAGCCCTAATTCAGTCATAAAAAtcacaaatcaaatttaaaaacttaaaagaaaactagCAAAACATATATCTAAGAAAAGATAAATTGTTCTTAGAAGACCGTACAACATATGCTTGGAATAAAGTATGGTATAAAAGTAACATAAGATACTTAgaacaaaagttgaaaaatttgactaattttGCTTCTTAATTTCAGTACTAGACGTTTACATGATGGTCCTGCCACTAGTGTAGAAAGagctttagacgtctgttattttgggtttttaacgtcatATCTTGAACCGACGTctttacgggtgacgttaatgggacgtcggacttTGTaggtccgacgtctaagggcactatagacgtcagtcatgtcattaaccgatgtctattgagttttcgttgtgttttaatgtaattttgcttgtgtctttgggtatcATAGTAGCActtccttcctttgctagtttctttgtaagaaaaaattgtgtctttttgatctcttatggcatttcaacccaaaaccgaacttggGTCTTTGCCTAGTTTCATTCCAactgcaaagaaaaagaatacggtgacatgaAAACTAGGCAAAGACTCAGGTTCgactttgggttgaaatgccataagagatccaaaagacacaagcttttcttacgaggaaactagcaaagggagaaggtgcaccaCGCTACCCTAAGACACGAGAAaaattgcaccaaaacacaacgaaacctcattttaatcggttcaaatgaaagataatacatcaaaggcTACGTTAATCAGAGTAAAAGTGagtttaaacggttcaaaagagataaaatacACTTGAAAATGCAATGCCGCAGAGAGAAAAGGTGAatgaagacgatgaagtgcgcgtAACTGCTGGTTCGCAATGTCTAATTTAACAAGAACTAAGACGTCGATGGCCCCAACACCCAACGTTTATTCTCGCACATACGTCGATTTGTAACAtccatttgatttaaaaattaatattcgtggtatATATAGATGTAAGGGGAGCCAACGTCTATAATCCGACATAGACGTCGGGGTGGCAAGATCAGACGTCTAGATGGCGAaagaaaatgacttttcacctacctgtcagacatatagacgtcggttaggaggggcaccgacgtctatatgctACTACAGACGTCGGGGGTGGCGGGAtaagacgtctatatggcagaaaaatgacttttcacctacctttcagacatatagacatcggttaggAGTGGCCTCGATGTCTATAGTATATAAACATCGGGGCCCCTCCCAACCAAAGTCTATACGtccaacttatttataaaaatgccACCGATCAATAGTTTACGTTGGGTGTTTTCTGGTCTGACGTTTACGGGGTGACGTTAAAGGCCAATTATGCCTTAGTGTGCTTTCTTTAACTACTATCCTAATTTTtcaatgaatatgaaaaatgattaaACAAGTAATGCAATAAagttatatttacaaattctagatgaaattatagaatttatagaatttattatAAAGTTACAAAGatagattataattataaaactcTAAGATCTTCACCAAAAGATTAGACAATACTTGTAGAAGTTAAT is drawn from Vigna radiata var. radiata cultivar VC1973A unplaced genomic scaffold, Vradiata_ver6 scaffold_267, whole genome shotgun sequence and contains these coding sequences:
- the LOC106755138 gene encoding trans-resveratrol di-O-methyltransferase-like, which translates into the protein METEGEEHASKLLRAQNHVWNHILKFINSVSLKCAIELSIPDIIHNYGQPMXLSQLIASLPLHPSKISFITRLMKILTHSGFFSEHHATPNQPEVMYLLTDASMLLLKDHPFSMKPVTQLIFNPVMMNPWFQFSTWFTNETPSPFHSENGMGFWDFAGREPNINNHFNEVMAMDSRLVSNVVIEKYKRLFEGIESLVDVGGGTGTMAKVIVESFPHVKCIVFDLPHVVAGLEETQNIKYVGGDMLEAIPHAGSIMLKWVLHDWKDNECVKILKNCKEAITSEGRVLIIDIVMENKKEDHELTEAQFFFDMHMMMLFAAKERYEKEWANLIFSAGFSTYKITPTPGLVSIIEVYP